One window of Fimbriimonadia bacterium genomic DNA carries:
- a CDS encoding RHS repeat-associated core domain-containing protein, protein MRTMMVSFVTRGIALLVVLFAPSAAFVRAQSTIPDQTPQTQWRAGGAFTGGGRMAPPTPVIGQLGSESGPGADSYAYDDGFNLTGRAGVTFTYDTNRLMSAGSRTFTYDAWGSLVASHSNVANDNPFRWNGSVGYRYIAPTGLYHAGAREYDPTVGRWLQRDPIGMSGGHPNLYAYCANNPVEAADPDGLRHFAALGRASNLSDEKSWWDCVVGGTEWLLSLPWKALKWVLGYNQTKLAPGTAGFEAITGDPYRDGTEEGDELADLMTSTETGLVPSDKRPREAPSRS, encoded by the coding sequence ATGCGGACGATGATGGTCTCCTTCGTGACAAGAGGAATCGCGTTACTTGTAGTGCTATTCGCACCGAGCGCTGCCTTTGTCCGGGCGCAGAGCACGATTCCAGACCAGACGCCACAGACGCAGTGGCGAGCCGGGGGTGCCTTTACCGGCGGCGGACGCATGGCGCCGCCTACGCCGGTTATCGGGCAGCTCGGCAGCGAGTCGGGACCGGGTGCCGACTCGTACGCCTACGACGATGGCTTCAATCTTACCGGTCGGGCCGGGGTGACGTTCACCTACGACACCAACCGGCTGATGAGTGCGGGATCACGCACCTTCACCTACGACGCGTGGGGGAGCCTGGTTGCGAGCCACTCGAACGTGGCGAACGACAACCCCTTCCGCTGGAACGGGTCGGTCGGGTACCGGTACATCGCGCCGACCGGGCTGTACCACGCCGGGGCGAGGGAGTACGACCCCACGGTGGGCCGCTGGCTTCAGCGCGACCCCATCGGCATGTCCGGCGGCCACCCCAACCTTTACGCCTACTGCGCCAACAACCCTGTGGAAGCCGCCGACCCCGACGGCCTGCGCCACTTCGCGGCGTTGGGGCGGGCGAGCAATCTGTCCGATGAGAAGAGCTGGTGGGATTGCGTCGTGGGCGGTACCGAATGGCTCCTGAGCCTGCCGTGGAAGGCGCTGAAGTGGGTTCTGGGGTACAACCAGACGAAGCTGGCGCCTGGAACGGCTGGCTTCGAGGCGATCACGGGCGACCCGTACCGCGACGGTACCGAGGAAG
- a CDS encoding pyruvate synthase, whose protein sequence is MTLLTHKTAEQKVAVLSGNYAAAEAIAAIGYDLEGFYPITPSSEVGEAVAAKIAKGELEMVFVPANSELAAIGVCTGAAAAGARAVDVTSSQGLLLKFEELPVLSGLRLPMVMNIAARAVSAPLNIKCDHSDFLHTLGTGWLILLANNVQEVYDMNIIALKWAERVSLPAMVVYDGFFTSHGTRRIEIFANRDDVKAWVGPKPPRPSILDIHNPKTFGPYMNDDLINNKYQLHLAMKEAMEVIPGILEDYAAFSGRKYDVIDTYRMEDKPETVMFSLCSASETVCDAVDKLREKGEKVGSISLRVLRPFPSREVADAFKDAKTALIAERADQYGGPAGWVTNEIATVLQEKRNHCRLLTRVYGLGGLIFTWQDAEKLFEQAMAANRGEDVPKFDYYGHWPGSPEKLPPKRFEPEDPNDFVVNEGLGERVNIQTLRTLASDMPHRIAHPQSCPGCGAFVNLDIFLSGIDGPTVLLFNTGCGMVVTTGFPDTSFRVPYMHNLFHNNSSTAVGIVETYRLARSKGLITEETTVIAVGGDGSGDIGLDQLLSAAIRNHPFIYFEYDNNVYANTGAQLCYTAPKGLFTTTSPGGKGFHHKDMIELMRGTHCRYIVTIAETHVEDAIRKARKAQQMVRDGNFVFAKSFSACPLNWVTPDWSGPQIVQKALDSCFFPLLEIENGITKLNYDPEALGKKIPVDQLFGEMGKAGVYLRGENHAQEIADLQAEVDRRWRRLKAMHEDPTL, encoded by the coding sequence GTGACGCTGTTAACGCATAAGACTGCCGAACAGAAGGTGGCCGTCCTGAGTGGCAACTACGCCGCCGCCGAGGCCATCGCTGCAATCGGCTACGACCTCGAGGGCTTCTATCCGATTACGCCGTCCAGCGAAGTGGGGGAAGCGGTCGCCGCAAAGATCGCCAAGGGCGAGCTGGAAATGGTGTTCGTGCCTGCGAACAGCGAGTTGGCGGCCATCGGCGTGTGTACGGGCGCCGCTGCGGCAGGCGCGAGGGCCGTAGACGTGACCTCGTCGCAAGGGTTGCTGCTCAAGTTCGAGGAGTTGCCGGTGCTTTCCGGCCTGCGACTGCCCATGGTGATGAACATCGCCGCGCGCGCCGTGTCGGCCCCGCTGAACATTAAGTGCGACCACTCGGACTTCCTACACACGCTGGGTACGGGATGGCTGATCCTGCTCGCCAACAACGTGCAGGAAGTGTACGACATGAACATCATCGCGCTGAAGTGGGCAGAGCGCGTTAGCCTGCCGGCGATGGTGGTGTACGATGGCTTCTTCACCAGCCATGGAACCCGACGCATCGAGATCTTCGCGAACCGCGATGACGTGAAAGCATGGGTTGGACCGAAGCCTCCGCGCCCATCCATCTTGGACATCCATAACCCGAAAACCTTCGGGCCCTACATGAACGACGACCTGATCAACAACAAGTACCAACTACACCTGGCAATGAAGGAAGCCATGGAGGTTATCCCTGGCATCCTGGAGGACTACGCCGCGTTTTCGGGCCGCAAGTACGACGTCATAGACACCTACAGGATGGAGGACAAGCCGGAAACCGTGATGTTCTCTCTCTGCTCTGCGTCCGAGACCGTTTGCGATGCCGTGGACAAGCTGCGCGAGAAGGGCGAGAAGGTCGGCTCCATCTCGCTCCGCGTGCTGCGCCCCTTCCCTTCCAGGGAGGTCGCTGACGCGTTCAAGGATGCGAAGACGGCGCTTATAGCCGAACGCGCCGATCAGTACGGTGGCCCGGCCGGATGGGTCACCAACGAGATCGCCACTGTGCTACAAGAAAAGCGCAACCACTGCCGGCTGCTGACCCGTGTTTACGGTCTCGGGGGACTGATTTTCACCTGGCAGGATGCGGAGAAGCTGTTCGAGCAGGCCATGGCCGCGAACCGGGGTGAAGACGTGCCCAAGTTCGACTACTACGGCCACTGGCCAGGCTCGCCAGAGAAGCTGCCGCCGAAGCGGTTCGAACCGGAAGACCCGAATGACTTCGTGGTGAACGAAGGGCTGGGTGAGCGAGTAAACATCCAGACGCTTCGCACGCTGGCCTCGGACATGCCACATCGCATCGCGCATCCCCAATCCTGCCCTGGGTGCGGCGCGTTCGTGAACCTGGACATCTTCCTCTCGGGGATCGACGGGCCTACGGTCCTGCTGTTCAACACCGGATGCGGAATGGTTGTCACCACGGGCTTCCCGGACACGTCGTTCCGTGTTCCCTACATGCACAATCTGTTCCACAACAACTCGTCCACCGCGGTAGGCATCGTCGAGACGTACCGCCTGGCACGCTCCAAGGGCCTGATCACCGAGGAGACCACGGTTATCGCCGTAGGCGGCGACGGGTCGGGCGACATCGGCCTCGACCAACTTCTTAGCGCGGCCATTCGCAATCACCCGTTCATCTACTTCGAGTACGACAACAACGTGTATGCGAACACCGGCGCGCAGCTGTGCTACACGGCACCCAAAGGGTTGTTCACCACCACCTCGCCGGGTGGCAAGGGCTTCCACCATAAGGACATGATCGAACTGATGCGCGGCACACACTGCCGCTACATCGTGACCATAGCCGAGACGCACGTGGAGGATGCCATCCGCAAGGCGCGGAAGGCGCAGCAGATGGTGCGCGACGGCAACTTCGTGTTCGCCAAGTCCTTTTCCGCGTGCCCGCTCAACTGGGTGACACCCGACTGGTCCGGCCCGCAGATCGTGCAAAAGGCTCTGGATAGCTGCTTCTTCCCGCTACTGGAGATCGAGAACGGGATCACGAAGCTGAACTATGACCCCGAGGCGTTGGGGAAGAAAATCCCGGTGGACCAGCTGTTCGGCGAAATGGGCAAAGCCGGCGTGTACCTGCGCGGTGAGAACCATGCTCAGGAGATCGCGGACCTGCAGGCCGAGGTGGACCGCCGCTGGCGACGCCTGAAGGCGATGCACGAGGACCCGACGCTGTAA
- a CDS encoding 2-oxoacid:acceptor oxidoreductase family protein, which translates to MSNSNESRLPYRDELGFCNISMVALGGDGANSLGKMLFDTAVQVMDLDGGYDAAYGSEKKGTPTSVSVKLCEVGTPVRQVGPTRTPHILVVFREHLIQAMRLNEGLQENATVIVNTRLTPDEVRERLKLHSGRIICLDATEIATSTKSRINIPLFALLAHTLGFSDDKMKEMIAGQWPKLKDANLAAYEAAATHSVFASYPADGKYPLVPVDYDRKPDIGYENQQIGAVVENVEHLNIRSTKTMRAGLIPIFDAAACIHCVKCYFTCPDPGSVVFSGGQMIGIDYDFCKGCLRCIYVCPETKKGKALTQAIEAEHLDLVAENPAGRKEVKTGDAVNA; encoded by the coding sequence ATGTCCAACTCGAACGAGTCTCGATTGCCCTATCGAGACGAACTAGGTTTCTGCAACATCTCCATGGTGGCGTTGGGCGGGGATGGAGCCAATTCGCTCGGCAAGATGCTGTTCGACACGGCGGTTCAGGTGATGGACCTGGACGGCGGGTACGACGCGGCATACGGCTCCGAGAAGAAGGGCACTCCGACCTCCGTCTCGGTGAAGCTGTGTGAAGTAGGCACGCCCGTGCGGCAAGTCGGACCCACGAGGACCCCGCACATTCTGGTCGTCTTTCGCGAGCACCTGATCCAGGCAATGCGCCTGAATGAGGGACTCCAGGAGAACGCAACGGTGATCGTCAACACCCGCCTGACGCCGGACGAAGTGCGTGAACGCTTGAAGCTGCACAGCGGCCGCATTATCTGCTTGGACGCGACAGAGATCGCCACGAGCACGAAGTCGCGCATCAACATCCCGCTCTTTGCGCTGTTAGCCCACACGCTGGGCTTCTCGGACGACAAGATGAAGGAGATGATCGCCGGGCAGTGGCCGAAGCTGAAGGATGCGAACTTGGCGGCCTACGAGGCGGCTGCTACGCACAGCGTGTTTGCCTCCTACCCAGCGGACGGCAAGTATCCGCTCGTGCCCGTAGACTACGACCGCAAGCCCGACATCGGCTATGAAAACCAGCAGATTGGTGCGGTCGTGGAGAACGTCGAGCACCTGAACATCCGCTCTACGAAGACGATGCGCGCGGGCCTCATACCAATCTTCGATGCCGCGGCTTGCATCCACTGCGTGAAGTGCTACTTCACCTGCCCCGACCCAGGCTCGGTGGTGTTCTCCGGGGGCCAGATGATCGGGATCGACTACGATTTCTGCAAAGGGTGCCTTCGGTGCATCTATGTCTGCCCGGAGACCAAGAAGGGCAAGGCGCTGACCCAGGCCATCGAGGCCGAGCATCTAGACCTGGTGGCAGAGAACCCAGCAGGAAGAAAGGAAGTGAAGACCGGTGACGCTGTTAACGCATAA
- a CDS encoding YfhL family 4Fe-4S dicluster ferredoxin: protein MARLITEDCIACGLCQPECPNDAIVLDGTIYVVREERCTECVGFYDRPHCAEVCPVDGIQDDPNRRETSEELMAKAVQLHPERFPRD, encoded by the coding sequence ATGGCCAGGCTAATCACCGAAGACTGCATCGCCTGTGGGCTGTGTCAGCCCGAGTGCCCGAATGACGCCATTGTCCTCGACGGGACCATCTACGTGGTACGCGAAGAGCGATGCACCGAGTGCGTGGGCTTCTACGACAGACCTCATTGCGCCGAGGTCTGTCCCGTGGACGGCATCCAGGACGATCCCAACCGACGTGAGACGTCTGAAGAACTGATGGCGAAGGCTGTCCAACTCCACCCGGAACGGTTCCCGCGCGACTAA
- a CDS encoding NADH-quinone oxidoreductase subunit A, with amino-acid sequence MLIVLIVFTVMGLAFIATTLFVSRLLRPSNPTPVKLEAYECGPQPFSSAWRQMNFHYYTFPLLFVLFDVESAFLFPVAVIASSMLKGMQVVVFVEILVFVAILVAGWFYAWRVGGLEWE; translated from the coding sequence ATGCTGATCGTGCTGATCGTTTTCACGGTGATGGGGTTGGCGTTTATTGCGACGACCCTCTTTGTTTCGCGTCTCTTGAGGCCGTCGAACCCCACGCCGGTGAAGCTGGAGGCCTATGAGTGCGGCCCACAACCGTTCTCGTCCGCATGGCGCCAGATGAACTTTCATTACTACACTTTTCCGCTGCTCTTCGTGCTCTTCGATGTGGAATCTGCGTTTCTTTTTCCCGTAGCCGTGATCGCCTCATCCATGCTTAAAGGAATGCAAGTCGTGGTCTTCGTGGAGATCCTGGTATTCGTGGCGATCTTGGTCGCCGGATGGTTCTACGCCTGGAGGGTGGGAGGACTAGAGTGGGAGTAG
- a CDS encoding NADH-quinone oxidoreductase subunit B: MSNLSDMLVKVPGGSILVGPIDEIFKWARKSSMWSLTFGLSCCAIEMISTAASHYDLDRFGILFRATPRQADVMIVAGWVSVKMAPLIRRLYEQMPEPKYVVAMGGCASAGGPYRDSETIVKGVDNIVPVDVYVYGCPPRPENLIHGLLMLQERISNESLVRDVEDPSARPEPIVIQA, from the coding sequence ATGAGCAACCTCAGCGACATGCTGGTAAAAGTGCCGGGCGGAAGCATCCTTGTCGGCCCGATTGACGAGATCTTCAAGTGGGCGCGCAAGTCCTCGATGTGGTCACTCACCTTCGGACTATCTTGCTGCGCCATCGAAATGATCTCGACGGCAGCGTCTCACTACGATCTCGATCGGTTCGGGATCCTATTCCGCGCGACGCCGAGACAGGCCGACGTGATGATCGTAGCGGGATGGGTCTCTGTGAAGATGGCTCCGCTCATCCGACGTCTGTACGAGCAGATGCCGGAACCCAAGTACGTGGTGGCGATGGGAGGCTGCGCAAGCGCCGGCGGACCGTACCGAGACTCCGAGACCATCGTGAAGGGCGTGGATAACATCGTGCCTGTAGACGTATACGTCTACGGCTGTCCCCCGCGGCCCGAAAACCTGATCCACGGTCTGCTGATGCTGCAGGAGCGAATCAGCAATGAGTCGCTCGTCCGCGATGTCGAAGACCCGTCCGCCAGACCAGAGCCCATCGTGATCCAAGCATGA
- a CDS encoding NADH-quinone oxidoreductase subunit C has translation MSETADLGFLPQLQARFGDAISAAEWTGRDARVTVTLDVLPDLLRFARDELDPPMTYPAMLTAYDTGEQMVLVYRLASLERRQSLLIHTSLSRADPVVPTSTSLWPGMNWHEREVFDMFGIRFEGHPNLARILLPEDWEGHPFRKDYVSVPSGDPLRGPQPADPVGGGK, from the coding sequence ATGAGTGAGACCGCGGACCTAGGCTTCCTTCCCCAGTTGCAGGCACGCTTTGGCGATGCAATATCGGCAGCTGAATGGACTGGACGCGATGCCAGGGTCACCGTAACGCTGGATGTCCTGCCGGACCTGCTTCGCTTCGCCCGCGACGAGTTGGACCCTCCGATGACGTATCCCGCGATGCTGACCGCCTACGACACTGGCGAGCAGATGGTCCTCGTCTACCGGCTTGCGTCGCTAGAACGCCGGCAGTCGCTCCTGATTCACACGTCTCTGTCACGAGCGGACCCCGTCGTGCCAACGTCAACCTCTCTGTGGCCCGGGATGAACTGGCACGAGCGTGAGGTCTTCGACATGTTCGGCATACGCTTCGAGGGACACCCCAACCTCGCGCGCATTCTGCTACCGGAAGATTGGGAGGGTCATCCCTTCCGAAAGGATTACGTCTCCGTTCCGAGCGGCGATCCTCTCCGAGGTCCGCAACCTGCGGACCCGGTGGGAGGTGGCAAGTGA